A region of Paenibacillus sp. JNUCC-31 DNA encodes the following proteins:
- a CDS encoding general stress protein: protein MNSTNAQAYAKVVENGVQAVEAVKELQITGYLTDHIFVLAHEKDRTDRIADTADAKEIGIKEEGMFDSLANLFRSRGDELRAKIVSMGFTEAEADFYESELDKGKVLVIAKKKE, encoded by the coding sequence ATGAATTCAACCAATGCGCAAGCTTATGCAAAAGTTGTAGAAAACGGAGTCCAAGCGGTAGAAGCGGTGAAAGAATTGCAGATAACCGGATACCTTACTGATCATATCTTCGTTCTCGCCCATGAAAAGGATCGTACAGATCGAATTGCCGATACTGCCGATGCCAAAGAAATTGGCATAAAAGAAGAAGGCATGTTTGATTCCTTGGCAAATCTGTTCCGTTCCCGTGGTGATGAACTCCGGGCCAAAATCGTATCTATGGGCTTCACCGAAGCTGAGGCAGATTTTTATGAGAGCGAACTTGATAAAGGTAAAGTGCTCGTCATTGCCAAAAAGAAAGAATAG
- a CDS encoding DUF1328 domain-containing protein translates to MLKWSVLFLIIALVAGIFGFFGIVEAAASIAKVLFFIFVVLFVISLITGRSRMR, encoded by the coding sequence ATGTTGAAATGGTCGGTACTATTTCTAATTATTGCGCTTGTTGCAGGTATTTTCGGATTTTTCGGTATTGTTGAAGCAGCTGCTTCGATTGCCAAGGTACTCTTCTTCATCTTTGTTGTACTGTTCGTTATCTCCCTGATTACGGGACGCAGCCGAATGCGATAA
- a CDS encoding cation diffusion facilitator family transporter, which translates to MNAYEEIRKGERGAWVSITAYLILSAFKLICGYLFASSALLADGFNNVTDIVASVAVLIGLRISQKPPDSDHAYGHFRAETVAALIASFIMAMVGLQVMVEAVRSWYEGSFVAPNLWSAAVAVVCAVVMLGVYRYNHRLAKQINSQALMAAAKDNRSDAWVSIGAAIGIIGAQFGLPWLDKVAAIAVGLLICKTAWEIFRDSTHRLTDGFDQKELTDLRSSVARVPGVEMIKDVKARVHGSHVLVDVVIEVDGGLSLIEGHQICDQVEERLKRSHNIMHVHVHVEPKMEGVTESP; encoded by the coding sequence TTGAACGCATATGAAGAAATACGCAAAGGGGAACGAGGGGCATGGGTCAGCATCACGGCCTATCTTATCCTGTCTGCCTTTAAATTAATCTGTGGATATTTATTCGCTTCCAGCGCTTTGCTGGCAGACGGTTTTAATAACGTCACGGATATTGTTGCCTCGGTTGCTGTACTGATTGGACTTCGAATATCCCAGAAACCGCCCGATTCCGATCATGCCTATGGTCACTTTAGAGCTGAAACGGTTGCTGCATTGATTGCCTCGTTTATTATGGCTATGGTTGGGCTGCAAGTGATGGTTGAAGCTGTTCGTTCATGGTATGAAGGGAGCTTCGTAGCACCCAATCTGTGGTCAGCAGCGGTTGCGGTTGTCTGCGCGGTAGTCATGCTGGGCGTGTACCGTTACAACCACCGTCTCGCCAAACAAATCAACAGTCAGGCCCTGATGGCTGCGGCCAAGGATAATCGTTCGGATGCCTGGGTCAGCATAGGGGCGGCGATCGGAATCATAGGTGCACAATTCGGACTACCCTGGTTGGACAAAGTAGCTGCAATTGCTGTAGGTCTGTTGATCTGTAAAACAGCCTGGGAGATTTTCCGCGATTCAACGCATCGTCTGACGGACGGATTTGATCAGAAGGAACTTACAGACCTCAGATCATCTGTGGCTCGGGTGCCTGGAGTGGAAATGATCAAGGATGTAAAAGCGCGTGTACATGGCAGTCATGTTCTTGTAGATGTTGTTATTGAAGTGGACGGAGGCTTAAGCCTGATTGAGGGTCATCAGATCTGTGACCAGGTGGAAGAACGGTTGAAACGGTCACACAATATAATGCATGTTCATGTGCATGTAGAGCCGAAGATGGAAGGCGTTACAGAAAGCCCCTGA
- a CDS encoding ABC-F family ATP-binding cassette domain-containing protein yields MISTSGITLRYGKRALFEDVNIKFTPGNCYGLIGANGAGKSTFLKILSGEIEANSGEVHITPGERMAVLKQNHFEYDEFPVLETVIMGHSRLYSIMKEKDALYAKADFTEDDGLRAGELEGEFAELNGWDAEPDAAALLIGLGIDRDMHEKKMVDLSGNEKVRVLLAQALFGRPNNLLLDEPTNHLDLESIQWLENFLMDYEGTVIVVSHDRHFLNKVCTHIADIDFGKIQLYVGNYDFWYESSQLALALQRDANKKKEEKIKELQAFIQRFSANASKSKQATSRKKQLDKITLDDLRPSNRKYPFINFKPEREAGKQLLTVDRISKAIDGVNMLNDISFVVNKGDKIAFVGPNGNAKSLLFDILMGETEADSGEYTWGITTTQAYFPKDNSKYFDGVDMSLVDWLRQYSKDQDETYLRGFLGRMLFSGEESLKKASVLSGGEKVRCMLAKMMQTGANALILDEPTNHLDLESITALNNGMIDFDGTMLFTSHDHQFIQTIANRIIEITPNGIIDRQMSYDEYLESDEIKELRNKMYPVEA; encoded by the coding sequence ATGATTAGTACAAGCGGCATCACGCTCCGCTACGGAAAACGTGCACTTTTTGAAGATGTGAATATCAAATTCACGCCAGGCAACTGTTACGGTCTGATCGGCGCCAACGGAGCCGGCAAATCAACATTCTTGAAAATTTTGTCCGGTGAAATTGAAGCAAACTCGGGAGAGGTGCACATCACCCCGGGCGAACGCATGGCCGTTTTGAAGCAAAACCACTTTGAATATGATGAGTTTCCGGTTCTCGAAACCGTAATTATGGGCCATAGCCGCCTCTATTCCATCATGAAGGAAAAGGACGCGCTGTATGCCAAAGCGGACTTTACGGAAGATGATGGTTTGCGCGCAGGTGAACTGGAAGGTGAGTTTGCTGAATTGAATGGCTGGGATGCAGAGCCGGATGCAGCGGCACTCCTGATTGGTCTCGGTATTGATCGTGATATGCACGAGAAGAAGATGGTGGATCTGAGCGGTAACGAAAAAGTTCGTGTCCTGCTGGCACAAGCCTTGTTTGGACGTCCAAACAACCTGCTGCTCGATGAGCCTACCAACCACTTGGATCTCGAATCCATTCAATGGCTGGAGAACTTCCTCATGGACTATGAAGGTACCGTTATTGTGGTATCCCATGACCGTCACTTCCTGAACAAAGTGTGTACACACATTGCGGATATCGACTTCGGTAAAATCCAGCTCTACGTAGGTAACTATGACTTCTGGTACGAGTCCAGCCAACTGGCACTTGCTTTGCAGCGTGATGCCAACAAGAAAAAAGAAGAGAAGATTAAAGAGCTGCAAGCCTTTATTCAACGTTTCTCGGCGAATGCTTCCAAATCGAAGCAAGCGACTTCCCGGAAAAAACAGCTCGACAAAATCACGCTGGATGATCTTCGTCCATCGAACCGTAAATATCCGTTCATCAACTTCAAACCTGAACGCGAAGCGGGTAAGCAATTGTTGACTGTAGATCGGATCAGCAAGGCGATTGATGGTGTGAACATGCTGAATGATATTAGCTTTGTGGTCAACAAAGGGGATAAAATTGCTTTTGTAGGCCCGAATGGCAATGCCAAATCGTTATTGTTTGATATCCTTATGGGCGAAACAGAAGCGGATAGCGGCGAATACACTTGGGGCATTACCACAACCCAGGCTTATTTCCCGAAAGACAACTCCAAATATTTTGACGGGGTAGATATGAGTCTCGTAGATTGGCTTCGTCAATATTCCAAAGATCAGGATGAAACGTACCTGCGTGGATTCTTGGGCCGTATGCTGTTCTCAGGTGAGGAATCCCTGAAGAAAGCAAGTGTACTCTCCGGGGGCGAGAAAGTTCGCTGTATGCTGGCGAAAATGATGCAAACTGGCGCCAACGCCCTCATCCTGGATGAGCCAACGAACCACTTGGATCTGGAGTCCATTACCGCACTGAACAACGGTATGATTGATTTTGACGGTACCATGCTGTTTACATCCCATGACCATCAGTTCATTCAAACCATCGCGAACCGGATTATTGAAATCACGCCAAATGGCATTATTGACCGCCAAATGAGCTATGATGAGTATCTGGAAAGTGACGAAATTAAAGAATTGCGTAACAAAATGTACCCGGTAGAAGCTTAA
- the cydS gene encoding cytochrome bd oxidase small subunit CydS, with amino-acid sequence MRPFMLPNMLFNIFSCLFFISPAGVTGIPGITGLSFFETFTIMYAPPLIIVAAIAFLFIYLAKCKNPKD; translated from the coding sequence ATGAGACCGTTCATGCTTCCCAACATGCTTTTTAATATCTTTTCGTGTTTGTTTTTTATTTCGCCTGCAGGAGTGACAGGTATCCCCGGTATAACAGGGTTGAGTTTTTTTGAGACCTTTACCATTATGTATGCCCCACCACTGATCATTGTGGCTGCAATTGCGTTTTTGTTCATTTATTTGGCAAAGTGCAAAAATCCAAAGGACTGA
- a CDS encoding cytochrome d ubiquinol oxidase subunit II, whose product MSFEIAGIAILWTFLFGYLIVASIDFGAGFFSFYSILTGHENKIHNIIQRYLSPVWEVTNVFLIFFVVGLVGFYPDSAFYYGTALLVPGSLAIVLLAIRGVYYAYNTYGNHGQNSRIYMALYGATGLLIPAVFSTILAISEGGIIEQVGDQVFFRWREFLTNPYTWSVVLLALVSVLYISAMFLSYYAMRAEDETAFEVLREYALLWSLPTIFASFLAFLQINKQNPAHFEQMLNISWMFIASFVCFVIAVSLVWKRKYMGWCFIAVMLQFAFAWYGYGRSHLPYILYPYINVYDSFTNKTMGIALITAFSLGLLVLIPSLVLIMKLFLFDANYVRGNAGKKKG is encoded by the coding sequence TTGAGCTTTGAAATTGCAGGCATTGCGATTTTATGGACGTTTCTGTTTGGATACCTGATCGTGGCTTCGATTGATTTTGGCGCTGGATTTTTCAGCTTCTACAGCATATTAACCGGACACGAGAACAAAATTCATAACATTATTCAGCGCTATCTTTCACCTGTATGGGAAGTGACGAATGTGTTTCTGATCTTTTTTGTTGTCGGGCTGGTCGGATTTTATCCGGATAGCGCTTTTTATTATGGGACAGCATTGCTTGTTCCAGGATCATTGGCGATTGTACTGCTTGCCATTCGGGGCGTGTATTACGCCTATAATACCTATGGAAACCATGGGCAGAACAGCCGGATCTATATGGCACTATACGGGGCGACCGGATTGTTGATCCCAGCGGTGTTTTCCACTATTTTGGCAATATCCGAAGGTGGAATTATTGAGCAGGTGGGCGATCAGGTATTTTTTCGCTGGCGTGAGTTTCTGACAAATCCGTACACCTGGTCTGTTGTATTGCTTGCTTTGGTAAGCGTGCTATATATTTCAGCGATGTTTCTTTCCTACTATGCCATGCGGGCAGAGGATGAGACAGCATTTGAAGTCCTGCGGGAGTATGCGCTTCTATGGAGTCTGCCTACCATCTTTGCCAGCTTTCTGGCGTTTTTGCAAATCAACAAACAGAATCCCGCACACTTTGAGCAGATGTTGAATATCTCATGGATGTTCATCGCATCGTTTGTTTGTTTTGTGATCGCCGTCTCGCTGGTATGGAAACGTAAATATATGGGCTGGTGCTTTATCGCCGTCATGCTGCAGTTCGCCTTTGCCTGGTACGGTTATGGGCGCTCGCATCTTCCATACATTCTGTATCCCTACATTAATGTTTACGACAGCTTCACCAACAAGACGATGGGTATTGCGCTCATTACGGCGTTCAGCCTGGGACTGCTGGTGCTCATTCCTTCACTCGTGCTCATTATGAAGCTGTTTCTGTTTGATGCCAATTATGTACGGGGTAATGCTGGCAAAAAGAAAGGATGA
- a CDS encoding MBL fold metallo-hydrolase has protein sequence MPKIRYNNIDNVSTDKTLKEFKQWREQRRSKVKDYSYSVPKHPPELDYLHANRAETTITWIGHSTFFIQYHGLNIVTDPVWAEKMGFQRRLGAPGIPIQDIPPLDIILISHSHYDHLHLASLRKLVTAKTLIIVPDGLKRKMMRKGFHRCHEMKWWEHTTLGGVKITFVPAQHWTRRTLFDTNTSHWGGYVLEQNHPVARTDDSLDSSDVRPPGGPPVIYFVGDTGYFQGFKTIGERFDIGVTLMPIGAYEPEWFMTSQHVTPEEALQGFVETGSQLMVPMHYGTFKLADDTPKEALDRMEVERERLGINAERIRVLGHGETLRIRHEESKQD, from the coding sequence ATGCCGAAAATCCGTTATAACAATATTGATAATGTAAGTACGGACAAAACGCTGAAGGAATTCAAGCAATGGAGGGAGCAGCGGCGCAGTAAGGTTAAGGATTATTCCTACTCCGTGCCCAAGCACCCACCTGAACTGGATTATCTGCACGCCAACCGGGCGGAAACCACGATTACCTGGATTGGGCATTCCACGTTTTTTATACAATATCATGGATTAAATATCGTGACAGACCCGGTCTGGGCCGAAAAAATGGGATTTCAACGCAGACTCGGTGCCCCTGGCATTCCGATTCAGGATATTCCACCTTTGGATATCATTCTGATCTCACACTCCCATTATGATCATTTGCATCTCGCATCGCTGCGAAAATTGGTAACGGCCAAGACGCTGATTATCGTTCCCGATGGGCTGAAGCGCAAAATGATGCGCAAAGGATTCCATCGGTGTCATGAGATGAAATGGTGGGAACATACTACGCTTGGCGGGGTCAAAATAACCTTCGTACCTGCGCAGCACTGGACGCGCCGAACCTTATTTGACACCAACACGTCCCATTGGGGCGGTTATGTGTTGGAACAGAATCACCCCGTAGCAAGGACGGATGATTCATTAGATTCGTCGGATGTTCGTCCTCCTGGCGGTCCGCCAGTGATTTATTTTGTAGGGGATACAGGATACTTTCAGGGATTCAAAACGATTGGTGAACGGTTCGACATCGGTGTTACTTTGATGCCGATTGGCGCGTACGAGCCGGAATGGTTTATGACCTCCCAACATGTGACCCCGGAAGAAGCATTGCAAGGCTTTGTAGAAACGGGTTCCCAGCTTATGGTCCCCATGCATTATGGAACGTTCAAGCTGGCGGATGACACACCGAAGGAAGCACTCGATCGAATGGAAGTGGAACGAGAACGATTGGGAATCAACGCAGAACGCATTCGGGTACTGGGACATGGCGAGACGCTCCGCATTCGTCACGAAGAAAGTAAACAAGACTAA
- a CDS encoding response regulator, whose amino-acid sequence MKIRNKLLIGFTALMAIMVVLTFVSYERLNSSNQQVDQMYQERYLKVRYTSSVRGEVNDIAKVVANLLLNPNNSISAADGELKKMEERGERSLKEVRERADSAGEHQLVDRVNTAWEAYGAYASKQLSLVSQGRVEDANNFRNSTGLEVQKEAVDSLNALSRFQDQEIDSEIKQANEAYTRAVQITVGIMIAGLLLALGVIMWVLPSITRGLNTVSMMITSFGKGRYRTIRRIQVKSTDEIGEIASVFKDVSSGLEEKLEVEKAYLQAQQDQNWMSSNIARVPELLRGIGSIRQISQMFISEFTPVLGAQLGVVYLIDEEKHPDELRRYGTYAFEENEDVGKEVYRIGEGLIGQAALDMTPIIMEKTPDDYVNIGSATGSSRASGVMIYPVVFEDELIGVVELASFEGFTNLHTQLFSQLIMNLGVILNNVRRRLRVEELLRESQALTEELQVQSEELQTQQEELRRSNENLEEQTEALKRSEELLQRQQEELEHFNTELIAKTRALEEQVREVEEKNDEIEKTKTQLEQQAMQLSMTSKYKSEFLANMSHELRTPLNSLLILSQLLSENKDGNLSGKQQEYAQTIYMSGADLLKMIDEILDLSKVDAGKMDINYETVRMEELTSFVQQNFGPIANKKELKLNIEFDSNLPEWVYTDSHRVKQILRNLLSNAFKFTNRGSVSLIGRQMKTEELPGYLNTNQEYVGFTVQDTGIGIPSDKTDLIFEAFQQVDGTTSRKYGGTGLGLSISRELARLLGGAIQVESSEGVGSSFTLFLPDNHEEVIQEDEAAREAAASMESPYSARNTRTMRSGRQTILTPDPDPESVSFMELPQPNSSVPSQLEDDQENLSEGDKILLIIEDDVNFAHILMDMARGRGFKAIVALQGDKGLEMARQYLPDAIILDIQLPVMDGWAILGELKSSSATRHIPVHVISVIDDMKQGLMMGAIAYLKKPSSKDSLDKAFSHIESYTENQLKRLLIVEDDEIQRKAIIELIGHDDVVITAVSTGSEALNELHSQRYDCMVLDLMLTDMTGFELLDQIRDDQYLNDLPIIIYTGKELDSKEEMKLRKYAESIIIKDVKSPERLLDETTLFLHRVEANLPEDKRRILQKLHNKETLFEGKKILLVDDDIRNVFALSSVLEGYRMDVTFAENGREALEILDKNPEIDLVLMDMMMPEMDGYEAMTRIRQMPKFEKLPIIALTAKAMKDDRGKCIEAGASDYVKKPIQTDQLLSLMRVWLYS is encoded by the coding sequence ATGAAGATCAGGAATAAACTGCTGATTGGCTTTACCGCTCTGATGGCCATCATGGTCGTGCTCACATTTGTGAGCTACGAACGACTGAACAGCAGCAATCAACAGGTTGACCAAATGTATCAGGAGCGATACTTGAAAGTCAGGTACACCTCGTCCGTTCGTGGTGAGGTTAATGATATAGCGAAAGTGGTAGCTAACTTGTTGCTTAACCCTAACAATTCAATCAGTGCCGCAGATGGTGAACTGAAGAAAATGGAAGAGAGGGGAGAACGCTCCCTTAAGGAAGTACGTGAGCGCGCAGATAGCGCTGGCGAACATCAATTGGTTGACCGTGTAAATACGGCTTGGGAAGCCTATGGGGCATACGCATCAAAGCAACTCAGTCTCGTGTCGCAAGGACGCGTGGAGGATGCTAATAACTTTCGAAATTCAACAGGGCTCGAAGTACAAAAAGAAGCAGTAGACAGTTTAAACGCACTCTCGCGTTTTCAGGATCAGGAGATTGATTCGGAAATCAAACAGGCGAACGAGGCATATACCCGTGCTGTCCAGATCACTGTAGGCATTATGATTGCGGGGTTGCTGCTTGCACTCGGGGTTATCATGTGGGTATTGCCAAGCATTACAAGAGGTCTCAATACCGTTTCCATGATGATTACCAGTTTTGGTAAAGGGCGTTACCGCACGATCAGACGGATACAGGTCAAATCCACCGACGAGATCGGTGAGATTGCCAGTGTGTTCAAGGATGTTTCCAGTGGTTTGGAAGAGAAACTGGAAGTGGAGAAAGCTTATTTACAAGCACAGCAAGATCAGAACTGGATGAGTTCGAACATAGCCAGAGTTCCGGAGTTGTTGCGAGGCATAGGTTCAATTCGCCAGATCTCACAGATGTTTATTAGCGAGTTCACGCCTGTGCTTGGAGCTCAATTGGGTGTAGTATACCTGATCGATGAAGAGAAGCATCCAGACGAACTGAGACGGTATGGCACCTATGCCTTTGAAGAGAATGAAGATGTCGGCAAAGAGGTTTACCGTATTGGCGAAGGTTTAATTGGCCAAGCCGCATTGGATATGACCCCTATTATTATGGAAAAAACTCCGGACGATTATGTAAACATCGGATCAGCAACGGGATCATCACGTGCTTCTGGTGTGATGATCTATCCTGTCGTATTTGAGGACGAACTGATCGGGGTTGTCGAATTGGCTTCGTTTGAAGGGTTTACCAATCTGCATACACAGCTGTTCTCGCAGCTGATCATGAATCTGGGCGTTATTCTCAACAACGTTCGTCGCCGTTTACGGGTGGAGGAGCTGCTGCGTGAATCCCAGGCGCTTACCGAGGAATTGCAGGTTCAATCCGAAGAACTCCAGACACAGCAAGAGGAACTGCGTCGCTCCAATGAAAATCTGGAAGAGCAGACGGAAGCCCTTAAACGTTCAGAGGAACTGCTTCAACGTCAACAGGAAGAGCTGGAACATTTTAATACCGAGCTGATCGCCAAGACTCGCGCGTTAGAAGAACAGGTGCGTGAAGTGGAAGAGAAGAACGATGAGATCGAAAAAACGAAAACACAATTGGAACAGCAAGCCATGCAGCTGTCGATGACCAGTAAATATAAGTCCGAATTTTTGGCGAATATGTCGCATGAATTGCGTACACCGCTCAACAGTTTGCTGATTCTGTCCCAACTATTGTCAGAGAACAAAGATGGAAACCTGAGTGGCAAACAGCAGGAATATGCCCAGACGATTTATATGTCCGGTGCGGATCTGCTGAAAATGATTGATGAAATATTGGATCTGTCTAAGGTAGACGCAGGCAAAATGGATATCAACTATGAGACTGTCCGAATGGAAGAACTGACTAGCTTTGTTCAACAAAATTTCGGCCCGATCGCGAATAAGAAAGAGCTTAAGCTGAACATTGAGTTCGACAGCAACTTGCCGGAATGGGTATACACCGACAGTCATCGCGTCAAACAAATTCTGCGGAATCTCTTGTCGAACGCGTTTAAATTTACCAATCGGGGGTCTGTTAGTCTGATTGGACGGCAAATGAAAACTGAAGAACTGCCTGGGTATCTGAACACGAATCAGGAATATGTAGGCTTTACCGTGCAAGATACCGGAATTGGAATTCCTTCGGACAAAACCGATCTAATCTTTGAAGCATTCCAGCAGGTGGATGGCACAACCAGCCGCAAATATGGGGGGACGGGTCTGGGACTGTCGATCAGCCGCGAGCTTGCGCGACTGCTTGGTGGTGCCATTCAGGTAGAATCCTCCGAGGGTGTTGGCAGCAGCTTCACGCTGTTCCTGCCGGATAATCACGAAGAAGTTATTCAGGAAGACGAAGCGGCGAGAGAAGCTGCTGCTTCCATGGAGAGCCCATATTCTGCAAGGAACACACGAACGATGCGCTCGGGCAGACAGACCATCCTCACACCTGACCCAGACCCGGAAAGTGTTTCGTTCATGGAGCTGCCTCAACCCAACTCTTCTGTGCCTTCACAGCTGGAAGATGATCAGGAGAACCTATCGGAAGGTGACAAGATTCTCCTTATTATTGAGGACGATGTGAATTTTGCGCACATATTGATGGACATGGCGAGAGGCAGAGGATTTAAAGCTATTGTGGCGCTTCAGGGAGACAAAGGGCTCGAAATGGCCCGTCAATATTTGCCGGATGCCATAATCCTTGATATTCAGTTGCCTGTCATGGATGGCTGGGCTATCCTGGGCGAACTGAAAAGCAGCTCGGCGACACGTCATATCCCGGTACATGTCATTTCGGTTATTGATGATATGAAGCAGGGGTTGATGATGGGAGCCATTGCTTATCTGAAAAAACCTTCCAGTAAAGATTCGCTGGATAAAGCTTTCTCTCATATCGAATCCTATACAGAGAATCAATTGAAACGTTTATTGATTGTCGAAGATGACGAAATACAGCGGAAGGCGATCATCGAACTGATCGGTCACGATGACGTCGTAATCACAGCAGTATCGACCGGCAGTGAGGCCTTGAATGAATTGCACAGTCAACGCTATGACTGCATGGTTCTGGACTTAATGCTGACAGATATGACCGGGTTCGAGTTGCTTGACCAGATTCGGGATGATCAGTATTTGAATGATCTGCCGATCATTATTTATACAGGCAAAGAGCTGGACAGCAAAGAAGAGATGAAGCTTCGCAAATATGCGGAGTCCATTATCATCAAGGACGTGAAGTCACCTGAACGGTTGCTCGATGAGACGACTTTGTTCCTGCACCGGGTAGAAGCAAACCTGCCGGAGGACAAGCGTCGAATCTTGCAAAAGCTTCATAACAAGGAGACCTTGTTTGAAGGGAAGAAAATATTGCTCGTGGATGATGATATTCGTAATGTATTTGCTCTTTCAAGTGTGCTTGAAGGCTATCGCATGGATGTGACATTTGCAGAGAATGGCCGTGAAGCTCTGGAGATTCTGGACAAGAACCCGGAAATTGATCTGGTATTAATGGATATGATGATGCCGGAAATGGATGGTTATGAGGCGATGACACGGATCAGACAAATGCCGAAATTCGAGAAATTGCCCATTATCGCCTTGACCGCAAAAGCAATGAAAGATGATCGAGGCAAGTGTATAGAGGCCGGAGCATCCGATTATGTAAAAAAACCGATTCAAACGGATCAATTGTTATCCTTAATGCGCGTATGGCTGTATTCGTAA
- a CDS encoding PP2C family protein-serine/threonine phosphatase: protein MRILIVDDNPTNVIIIREILKKENYRDIVTASSAMEMFEVLGIGEESNELRPKPSDIDLILLDMMMPEMDGIEACSIVQKYENLKDIPIIMVTAIGDSKKLAEALDAGASDYVTKPINKVELMARIRLALRLKQEKDWHKERDQRIQDELKLAAMVQNAVLSPAIEDPLFHVNAIYKPSFELAGDLYSWYPLGEGRYGVLLLDMMGHGISSSLFTMFIASVLKDTVTTYVDPEKVIQELNRRFNQLHLEKQLVQYYFTAIYLVVDTRKKRIDYVNAGHPPALFFRQDGSVTTFDSVCCPVGLFDKMEIEPQTIHYEGGGHIALYTDGLLEAVQGDQEMQQAFMKEQLAGSHQWDEAAMQALFFDDEIPQERDDDKCLVWITLNEGAEAE, encoded by the coding sequence ATGAGAATACTTATTGTTGACGACAATCCGACGAATGTCATTATCATTCGAGAAATTCTGAAAAAAGAGAACTATCGTGACATTGTAACGGCAAGTTCTGCCATGGAGATGTTTGAAGTCCTCGGAATTGGTGAGGAAAGCAACGAACTTCGTCCCAAACCGTCGGATATTGATCTGATTTTGCTGGATATGATGATGCCTGAAATGGACGGCATCGAAGCATGCAGTATTGTGCAGAAATATGAAAACCTTAAAGATATTCCGATTATTATGGTTACTGCGATCGGAGATTCCAAGAAATTGGCTGAGGCATTGGATGCCGGTGCATCCGATTATGTGACCAAACCGATAAACAAAGTGGAACTGATGGCCAGAATTCGGCTTGCGCTTCGTCTGAAGCAAGAGAAAGATTGGCATAAAGAGCGTGACCAGCGAATTCAGGACGAACTAAAACTTGCGGCAATGGTTCAGAATGCTGTCTTGAGTCCGGCTATTGAAGATCCGCTGTTTCACGTCAATGCCATTTATAAGCCTTCTTTTGAACTTGCGGGTGATCTGTATTCATGGTATCCGCTTGGTGAAGGCAGATATGGGGTCTTGCTGCTGGATATGATGGGGCATGGGATATCTTCATCCCTGTTTACCATGTTTATCGCTTCCGTGCTGAAGGACACGGTTACAACGTATGTCGATCCGGAGAAAGTTATTCAGGAACTGAATCGGCGCTTTAATCAGTTGCATCTGGAAAAACAGTTGGTACAGTATTATTTTACAGCGATATATCTGGTGGTAGACACCCGGAAGAAACGTATTGATTACGTGAATGCCGGGCATCCGCCAGCACTCTTTTTCCGTCAAGACGGAAGTGTGACAACGTTTGACAGTGTATGCTGCCCTGTGGGCTTGTTTGACAAGATGGAGATTGAACCACAGACCATTCACTACGAAGGTGGCGGTCACATTGCACTTTATACGGACGGATTACTTGAAGCGGTTCAAGGTGATCAAGAGATGCAGCAGGCGTTTATGAAGGAACAACTTGCGGGGTCCCACCAGTGGGATGAAGCCGCCATGCAGGCGTTGTTCTTCGACGATGAAATACCGCAAGAGCGAGATGATGATAAATGTCTGGTATGGATTACCTTAAATGAAGGGGCCGAAGCTGAATGA
- a CDS encoding DUF948 domain-containing protein, with amino-acid sequence MIYQISVALIAVAFAVLVFFLIRTLKSAQGSLDNVSQTLQEVQKTIDELSYEVKQTVRHANDITVDVQHKMKQIDPVMESVHNLGEVLNEVTEAAKQVSSTLMAKFQTKRSSAEQSKRSEVTRVSQTPPVTPTDRTLQSYEATYHDDAKGEKNWLKYVDVAANVWQRMRK; translated from the coding sequence ATGATCTATCAAATTAGTGTGGCTTTAATTGCGGTTGCTTTTGCAGTACTTGTTTTCTTTTTAATTCGTACCTTGAAGTCCGCTCAGGGTTCACTCGACAATGTGTCCCAGACACTGCAGGAAGTTCAAAAGACCATTGATGAGCTTAGTTATGAAGTTAAACAGACGGTCAGGCATGCGAATGATATTACGGTTGATGTGCAGCACAAAATGAAACAAATCGACCCAGTGATGGAATCAGTTCATAACCTGGGAGAGGTGCTAAATGAAGTAACCGAGGCTGCCAAACAGGTGTCCTCCACTCTGATGGCCAAGTTCCAGACGAAACGAAGCAGTGCAGAGCAGAGCAAGCGTTCGGAAGTAACGCGTGTGTCTCAGACCCCACCTGTTACACCGACAGATCGGACACTTCAATCGTATGAAGCCACATATCATGATGATGCCAAGGGTGAAAAGAACTGGCTGAAATATGTGGATGTAGCGGCTAATGTTTGGCAGCGTATGCGGAAATAG